A single window of Emcibacter nanhaiensis DNA harbors:
- a CDS encoding Calx-beta domain-containing protein, translating to MNISRAMCGGLALTVFTFVSLAFSQTFEYDDLGRLKKVVTQVGDQIEYQYDAAGNRTQTILTDKIPSRAVGPNLISLTNWPVDSAPAGAAVVSDWGASVSFSNEARWTRVNGPGNTSTITAMEAGQTESDANGGGASKTNNFTIDPTKGYEFTIYFKKYDQAYQSIYLGTRTAGVVKYATNTNVHNNPYFVILTPSVQSADLEEDKWYKIVAYVLPEGYPLAQSYSEWGGIFDVDSGEKVRNVSSFRWYEDRATDNMYARFFVYYGESEQNRYTTYFYRPSVRVTDITYTPVVPGLSITPHNALEGEDLSYEIVLSEATTVDVKVDYEVAAGTASADEFTATSGTLVIPEGQTSGTITVATAEDSVYEASETVVLTLTNPVRATRSEINDSASITNDDTAPSFSISNATVLEGGTLTFTVTKSGSTALSHNVNYATAYGSAIYTDFTYTSGTLSFTAGQTSKTVSVITTQESINEHSETLYVNLSSATNGATISDSQGVGTITNDDNVAPVANNDSVTAIQASQVTVNVVSNDTDANGDSLTVTSVSADYCTIYSSTSLDCSAGPTGTRTFTYTISDGFGGTDTGTVTLTVTGGGGGPLD from the coding sequence ATGAATATCTCGCGAGCCATGTGTGGGGGGCTTGCCCTCACTGTATTTACATTTGTCAGTCTGGCATTTTCTCAGACCTTTGAGTATGACGATCTCGGGCGTCTGAAGAAGGTGGTCACTCAAGTGGGTGATCAGATCGAATATCAGTATGACGCGGCGGGCAACAGAACCCAGACCATACTCACCGACAAGATCCCCTCCCGTGCTGTAGGTCCAAATCTGATTTCTCTGACGAACTGGCCTGTAGATTCTGCTCCTGCCGGTGCTGCGGTTGTTTCAGACTGGGGAGCCAGTGTATCTTTTTCCAATGAAGCACGATGGACACGTGTGAATGGTCCTGGAAACACGTCAACGATTACAGCAATGGAGGCTGGTCAGACGGAGAGTGATGCCAATGGGGGTGGGGCAAGTAAAACGAACAATTTCACCATTGATCCGACCAAGGGATACGAATTTACGATCTACTTTAAAAAATACGATCAAGCCTATCAAAGCATTTATTTGGGAACCAGAACCGCTGGCGTCGTTAAATACGCTACAAATACGAATGTCCACAATAATCCCTATTTTGTAATTTTAACTCCCTCAGTTCAAAGCGCCGATCTGGAAGAAGACAAATGGTACAAGATTGTCGCTTATGTGCTTCCGGAGGGCTATCCCTTGGCGCAAAGTTATTCCGAATGGGGGGGGATATTTGACGTTGATAGCGGCGAAAAAGTAAGAAATGTTTCTAGTTTTCGCTGGTATGAAGACCGGGCGACAGACAATATGTACGCCCGTTTTTTCGTCTATTATGGCGAAAGTGAGCAAAACAGATATACGACCTATTTTTACAGGCCATCGGTCCGGGTCACAGACATCACTTATACACCCGTCGTCCCGGGATTGAGTATCACGCCTCACAATGCTTTGGAGGGTGAGGATCTGAGTTATGAGATCGTCCTATCTGAGGCGACAACGGTGGATGTGAAGGTGGATTATGAAGTGGCGGCGGGGACAGCGTCTGCAGATGAATTTACAGCCACGTCCGGTACCCTTGTGATTCCTGAGGGCCAGACGTCCGGCACCATTACGGTGGCGACCGCGGAAGACAGTGTTTATGAAGCTAGTGAGACCGTTGTTTTGACACTTACAAATCCTGTGAGGGCAACAAGGTCGGAAATAAATGATTCTGCATCGATCACTAATGATGATACTGCACCCAGTTTTTCCATTAGCAACGCGACGGTTTTGGAAGGCGGTACACTGACCTTCACGGTGACCAAATCCGGTTCGACAGCGCTTAGCCACAATGTGAATTACGCGACGGCTTATGGCTCGGCAATATATACGGATTTTACTTACACGAGCGGAACGCTGTCGTTCACGGCTGGACAAACGAGTAAGACTGTTTCAGTCATTACAACTCAGGAGTCCATCAATGAGCATAGCGAGACACTCTATGTGAATCTCAGTTCCGCCACCAATGGAGCGACCATCTCTGACAGTCAGGGTGTGGGGACAATCACCAATGACGATAATGTGGCGCCGGTGGCCAACAATGACAGTGTTACCGCAATTCAGGCATCGCAGGTTACGGTCAATGTTGTGAGCAATGACACAGATGCCAATGGAGACAGTTTGACGGTTACGTCGGTCAGCGCCGACTATTGCACGATTTATAGTTCGACGTCTCTGGATTGCAGTGCAGGTCCGACCGGTACAAGAACATTCACCTATACCATTTCTGACGGGTTCGGGGGAACGGACACGGGTACAGTCACTTTGACAGTGACTGGCGGGGGAGGTGGACCTCTTGATTGA
- a CDS encoding RHS repeat-associated core domain-containing protein: MKILKGSGISPSDAITELGSATAHSYSVVNDTHQEIVDLAASLKNDPDLIFEYVYDNVETLPLYGLKNGALGAVIDGKGTAFDQAHLLVEMLRAAGYTAQYRFGTATLSGAQFSNLFGTTSDRSACELLRAGGFGMSVNGTTSCSSLSSSTASSDVEFVHVWVEVYIDDGYYYFDPSIKTQTRISGWTLSSQMGYNGSTFWTNADVSANTVGSGATAYSYAETADSAQIETDLASYADTLVANMQSEANHDLSVTDIAGGYEIEPVTIPSGGLRQTEAQLGHTVSSNPDTWTGDIPDQHRTKVTISYNNVDIPLYADDLYGKRMWFEKREIAGEPVISFRIGIHSRVAFTYQTSTALLVSIDHPYAEGGNSFGNHTETLNPLVGADAEAGLVLGFGYIGMGLQGRYQNLDWQSLTPPFWPEVAEKENAMSLTSIAASWMAQASYLMTLNDGVNDLYSVVHDHVGLVSSENDTAGLIQPVMDIRSQISVTDPTHVAANRTAALQTVTSALAMLEGATLDQVADSTATAPDSVGTTTLFSEANDDSVRFYDVTSGNWSTVQSYISNYSSAEIADITSFLSGSRRIILPDDGSLVKGDFTGMAYIYIDSDDAIGHNMDDGVSTPNSHLKGYIEQGDVEPEFVAKTTGVTGSSAGSNSQVNPANAAARSSSTDLVTGNGAFPFSLPFTRSFRADANDGTKGGWTHNYAVTGELSSDGTLALGRRHAVEAARAMVALYVGREVLKSGNSIERVLVNSIIQNWLHKGLYNNVFKLRQAHNVAEFVRLADGSWSTPAGLSSSLTFSGSGASTTATYTAKSGVEMAFAATDSTAREFRLGTQSWPAGMALTLTYPSATQIVASNGLGRTLTIDIDSEGRMTKVEDNTGRYVEYGYTGADLVSADLYEIIGGASTSLVDYTYSGIALNTISTPEVTNSVTYTHNALKQATAITTPERGTTYVYENNWRTELVDPSGASVVTIRDPYGRWVKTINGTGDVTVTTLDRLGRTVNVEAPEGNSADYEYDRYHNVSSVTVNPKPASGLSSETSSYTYEGAAKFRQLSTVTDPGSNVTTFAYETTTGLLSSVTRPAVSVNGGANQNPVTSYSYNANGQPLTITAPDGTVTRFTYNAKGEVTKSEADDGGLNINTTYGYNAVGDLTTVTDHRNKVTTFSYDYLRRQTGMTGPLSQQAAYVYDDAGRLEQSKQLINSVWHITTRAYDDDNRVISITDNGSNTTSITYDDVNRTVTVTDPDTRTVKTLYDEAGRKIEMVRGEGTADESHDYITYNDNGTIATLKDGKNNITSYSYDGFDRRVATNYPLSVSSTVNAFDDLGRPTSVTTRKGDTITMSYDALGRLDSRTVPGVGTYSYDYDIMGQVTTAYLGAQTVTSTYDALGRVTQEVGSLGRQMDYVYDDAAGTWDVKYNFPGGESDYWLRYAVDDAGRLDTIKESGSTTLADYAYDSGSRVTSITFGNGTTESYTYDDVGYVETITQNFTGTTDDSVWTYTRNDTGQITNQSISNPDFRWIPSFLESETLSYSSNGLNQYTSIAGTTQGHDANGNLTQDGVQTFVFNAAGQMTEAKSGGVTVGTYAYDPLGRRSEKTAGGINTEFLWSGSQVMADYDGDTGNLMRRYVYGLGIDDLVAIVDSSDNKSYVHKNASGSVVAVSDNNGDVVDKFTYGPFGEGASEAESPYKYTARRVDQESGLYYYRNRYYNAQTGRFISPDPLGYVDGMNMYAYVGNDPMNYRDPMGLCSEDEGWADCTGTTGSFHDWGMDPWLFEMIHSFVPPFANRFADTPGRPAGGGGSGSGSNKNRGNNDSEGDNSSSCTNSITGEISAVDISNVKIRPGGDPSALPGTKNSFFAPTPNPTSKGFFTEHAFDVVGNLSGTLQVEFSCSNICVGNETSWTTTVGINISNVDVRIPVTTMSASIPVVGPISTVNTINNVSRAVNAGTYVIDNSELLLELAEQAVESPTNVCKATQPVSND, encoded by the coding sequence GTGAAAATTCTCAAGGGCTCCGGCATATCTCCCTCCGATGCCATTACCGAGCTGGGTTCAGCCACAGCTCATTCTTACTCGGTGGTGAATGACACGCATCAGGAAATTGTTGATCTGGCCGCCTCCCTCAAAAATGACCCGGATCTTATTTTTGAATACGTTTATGACAATGTTGAAACGCTACCCCTTTATGGCTTGAAAAATGGCGCGTTGGGTGCCGTTATTGATGGCAAAGGCACAGCCTTCGACCAGGCGCATCTATTGGTGGAGATGTTGAGAGCCGCAGGGTATACCGCACAGTATCGGTTCGGGACTGCCACCTTATCTGGTGCACAGTTCAGTAACTTGTTTGGTACGACCAGTGATCGTTCTGCCTGCGAACTGTTGCGGGCTGGTGGCTTCGGCATGTCCGTCAATGGAACAACAAGTTGTTCCTCCTTGTCGTCTTCTACAGCAAGCAGCGATGTTGAATTTGTTCATGTCTGGGTGGAAGTCTATATTGATGATGGATATTATTATTTCGATCCATCCATCAAGACCCAGACCCGCATCAGTGGCTGGACCCTGTCTTCCCAGATGGGGTATAACGGGTCAACCTTCTGGACAAATGCTGATGTATCGGCGAACACGGTTGGCTCCGGGGCTACGGCCTACAGCTATGCGGAGACAGCAGACTCTGCGCAGATCGAGACGGATCTGGCCTCCTACGCCGACACACTTGTTGCTAACATGCAATCAGAAGCCAATCATGACCTGTCCGTGACCGATATTGCCGGCGGTTATGAAATTGAGCCTGTCACCATTCCATCCGGTGGCTTGCGGCAGACAGAAGCTCAACTGGGCCACACGGTTTCCAGTAATCCGGATACCTGGACAGGCGATATTCCGGATCAGCACCGAACAAAAGTCACCATCTCCTATAACAATGTGGATATTCCTCTATATGCCGACGATCTGTATGGTAAACGCATGTGGTTTGAGAAGCGGGAAATCGCCGGAGAGCCAGTCATCTCTTTTCGCATAGGCATTCATTCGAGGGTTGCCTTCACATATCAAACATCTACCGCTTTACTTGTGAGCATTGACCATCCTTACGCTGAGGGAGGGAATTCATTTGGCAACCATACGGAAACCCTCAATCCCTTGGTTGGGGCAGATGCAGAAGCAGGTCTGGTTCTCGGATTTGGATACATCGGGATGGGCCTTCAGGGCAGATATCAAAATCTGGATTGGCAGAGCCTGACGCCTCCCTTCTGGCCCGAAGTGGCGGAAAAAGAAAATGCGATGTCTTTGACCTCCATCGCCGCCAGCTGGATGGCGCAGGCGTCCTACCTGATGACGCTCAATGATGGGGTGAATGATCTTTATTCCGTGGTCCATGACCATGTGGGTCTGGTCTCCAGCGAAAATGATACGGCGGGCCTGATCCAGCCGGTGATGGATATCCGCTCCCAGATCTCCGTGACTGATCCGACCCATGTGGCGGCAAATCGCACGGCTGCTTTGCAAACCGTAACCTCCGCTCTGGCCATGCTGGAAGGGGCGACATTGGACCAGGTGGCGGATTCTACTGCAACAGCGCCGGACTCTGTCGGAACGACAACACTGTTTTCAGAAGCTAATGATGACAGCGTACGCTTTTATGATGTGACCAGTGGAAACTGGTCGACAGTTCAAAGCTATATCTCTAATTATTCGAGCGCAGAAATTGCCGATATCACCAGTTTCTTGAGCGGCAGCCGGCGGATTATCCTGCCGGATGACGGTAGCTTGGTGAAAGGTGATTTCACCGGTATGGCTTATATTTACATCGATAGTGATGACGCCATCGGCCACAATATGGATGATGGGGTGTCCACACCCAATAGTCACCTGAAAGGCTATATTGAGCAAGGGGATGTGGAGCCGGAGTTCGTTGCGAAGACCACGGGCGTCACCGGCAGTAGCGCCGGCAGCAACAGTCAGGTCAACCCGGCCAATGCGGCGGCACGCAGCAGTTCAACGGATCTGGTGACCGGGAACGGCGCCTTCCCCTTCTCCTTGCCGTTCACCCGGTCTTTCCGGGCTGACGCCAACGACGGGACCAAGGGAGGCTGGACCCATAACTATGCGGTGACCGGTGAACTGAGCAGTGATGGCACACTGGCGCTGGGACGTCGTCATGCTGTTGAGGCCGCGCGGGCCATGGTGGCGCTTTATGTGGGCCGGGAGGTTCTGAAATCAGGAAACTCTATCGAGCGAGTACTGGTTAACAGCATCATCCAGAACTGGCTGCACAAGGGTCTCTACAACAATGTTTTTAAACTCCGCCAGGCCCATAATGTGGCCGAGTTTGTCCGTCTTGCTGACGGCAGCTGGAGTACGCCGGCAGGGCTTTCCTCTTCGCTTACTTTCAGTGGCTCCGGCGCGTCGACAACAGCGACTTATACGGCCAAATCAGGGGTGGAAATGGCCTTTGCCGCGACCGATTCCACAGCGCGGGAGTTTCGCCTCGGCACCCAAAGTTGGCCTGCCGGGATGGCATTGACCCTGACTTATCCGTCCGCTACCCAGATTGTGGCCTCTAATGGCCTGGGCCGAACCCTGACCATAGATATTGATAGTGAAGGTCGAATGACCAAGGTGGAGGATAATACCGGCCGCTATGTAGAATATGGATATACGGGGGCAGACCTGGTTTCAGCCGATCTCTATGAGATCATCGGCGGGGCGAGCACTTCTCTGGTGGACTATACCTATTCCGGGATTGCTCTGAACACGATCTCCACCCCGGAAGTCACCAATTCCGTCACCTATACCCATAATGCCCTGAAACAGGCGACGGCGATCACCACACCGGAGCGGGGCACAACCTACGTCTATGAAAACAACTGGCGTACCGAACTGGTGGATCCCAGTGGGGCCTCGGTTGTGACCATTCGCGATCCCTACGGCCGCTGGGTCAAGACCATCAACGGCACAGGCGATGTTACGGTCACCACGCTCGATCGGCTTGGGCGCACTGTCAATGTCGAAGCACCCGAAGGAAACTCGGCCGACTATGAATATGACCGCTATCACAATGTGAGCTCTGTCACGGTGAATCCCAAACCGGCCTCGGGCCTGAGCAGTGAGACCAGCAGCTATACCTATGAAGGGGCGGCCAAATTCCGTCAGCTCAGCACGGTGACGGATCCCGGCAGTAATGTCACCACCTTTGCCTATGAGACGACCACTGGCCTGTTGTCTTCTGTGACCCGGCCCGCCGTTTCCGTCAATGGCGGCGCCAATCAGAACCCGGTGACCAGCTATAGCTATAATGCCAACGGACAGCCGCTGACCATAACGGCGCCAGACGGCACGGTGACCCGCTTTACCTATAATGCCAAAGGGGAAGTGACCAAGAGCGAAGCCGATGACGGCGGTCTCAACATCAACACGACGTATGGCTACAACGCAGTCGGTGACCTGACCACTGTAACCGATCACCGCAACAAGGTGACCACATTCAGCTACGATTACCTGCGCCGTCAGACCGGCATGACTGGTCCGCTCAGCCAACAGGCGGCCTATGTCTATGACGATGCCGGCCGGCTGGAGCAAAGCAAACAATTGATTAACAGCGTCTGGCATATCACCACCCGGGCCTATGATGATGACAACCGGGTGATCTCCATCACCGACAATGGCAGCAACACCACCTCCATTACCTATGATGATGTGAACCGCACGGTGACGGTGACCGACCCGGACACTAGAACCGTCAAGACCCTCTATGATGAAGCGGGCCGCAAAATAGAAATGGTGCGTGGCGAAGGCACAGCTGACGAAAGCCATGACTATATCACCTATAATGACAACGGCACCATTGCGACCCTGAAAGACGGCAAGAACAATATCACCAGCTATAGCTATGACGGCTTTGATCGTCGGGTGGCGACCAATTATCCGCTGAGCGTCAGCTCCACCGTCAATGCCTTTGATGATCTGGGCCGGCCGACCAGCGTGACCACCCGCAAGGGCGATACCATCACCATGAGCTATGATGCGCTTGGGCGTCTGGACAGCCGCACGGTGCCCGGCGTGGGGACCTATTCCTACGACTATGACATCATGGGGCAGGTGACGACCGCCTATCTCGGTGCACAGACGGTCACCAGCACCTATGACGCCCTGGGCCGTGTCACCCAGGAGGTGGGCAGTCTTGGCCGCCAGATGGACTATGTCTATGATGACGCCGCCGGCACCTGGGATGTGAAATATAACTTCCCGGGAGGTGAAAGCGACTACTGGCTGCGTTATGCGGTTGATGATGCGGGGCGGCTCGACACCATCAAGGAATCCGGTTCAACGACCCTTGCGGATTATGCCTATGACAGCGGTTCCCGGGTAACCTCCATCACCTTTGGCAACGGCACAACGGAAAGTTACACCTATGATGATGTGGGGTATGTGGAAACCATCACCCAGAACTTCACCGGGACAACGGACGACAGTGTCTGGACCTATACCCGAAATGATACCGGGCAGATCACCAATCAGTCCATCAGCAACCCTGACTTCCGCTGGATTCCCAGTTTCCTGGAAAGTGAAACCCTCAGCTATTCAAGCAATGGCCTGAACCAATATACCTCCATCGCCGGCACCACTCAGGGCCATGACGCCAATGGCAACCTGACCCAGGACGGCGTCCAGACCTTCGTGTTTAATGCGGCCGGGCAGATGACCGAGGCCAAATCCGGCGGCGTGACGGTGGGCACTTATGCCTATGATCCTTTGGGACGACGTAGCGAGAAAACCGCCGGCGGGATCAATACGGAGTTTCTCTGGTCCGGCAGCCAGGTGATGGCTGACTATGATGGCGATACCGGTAACCTCATGCGCCGTTATGTTTATGGTCTTGGCATCGATGATCTGGTCGCCATTGTCGATTCCTCGGACAACAAGAGTTATGTGCATAAAAACGCTTCCGGCTCTGTGGTGGCGGTGTCGGACAACAACGGCGATGTGGTGGACAAGTTCACCTATGGTCCCTTCGGCGAAGGGGCGTCGGAAGCCGAAAGTCCCTATAAATATACCGCCCGGCGGGTGGATCAGGAAAGCGGGCTGTATTATTACCGCAACCGCTATTATAACGCCCAGACGGGCCGCTTCATCAGTCCTGATCCCCTGGGATATGTCGACGGCATGAACATGTATGCCTATGTGGGCAATGATCCAATGAATTATCGCGATCCGATGGGTTTGTGTTCTGAAGATGAGGGGTGGGCAGATTGTACTGGCACAACAGGATCTTTCCACGATTGGGGCATGGACCCATGGCTGTTTGAGATGATCCACAGTTTTGTTCCGCCTTTTGCAAATCGATTTGCTGACACGCCAGGAAGACCGGCAGGCGGAGGAGGTTCCGGCTCAGGTTCAAACAAGAACAGAGGAAATAATGATTCTGAGGGTGATAATAGTTCTTCTTGTACAAATAGTATAACAGGTGAAATTTCAGCCGTAGATATTTCAAACGTTAAAATTCGACCTGGTGGTGATCCCTCAGCTTTGCCGGGGACCAAAAACTCATTCTTTGCTCCCACACCAAACCCAACATCAAAAGGATTCTTTACAGAACATGCATTCGATGTTGTCGGGAATTTATCAGGTACTCTCCAGGTCGAATTTTCATGTAGTAATATTTGCGTTGGCAATGAAACTTCTTGGACAACAACGGTAGGAATTAATATTTCGAACGTAGATGTAAGAATTCCCGTTACCACTATGTCTGCGTCGATACCTGTGGTCGGTCCAATAAGCACTGTCAATACTATTAATAATGTTTCAAGGGCAGTTAATGCAGGGACATATGTTATCGACAATAGTGAACTATTGTTAGAACTGGCCGAACAGGCTGTTGAAAGTCCCACTAATGTTTGTAAAGCTACACAACCGGTGTCAAATGATTAA
- a CDS encoding recombinase family protein, whose amino-acid sequence MTANTSLFPELSVPKVAIYARYSSDNQRAASIEDQMRLCREAAEREGWKVEACYQDSAVSGASLIRPGIQKLMEAAMEGKFNILVAEALDRLSRDQEDIAGLYKRLSFAGVRIITLSEGEINNLHIGLKGTMNALFLKDLADKTRRGLRGRVEQGKSGGGLTYGYDVIKKFDKKGEKLTGERKVNKKEAEVVIRIMTDYANGIPPLKIATALNEEKVPSPSGKGWGQSTINGNAKRGTGILNNELYIGRMVWNRLRYVKDPDTGKRISRLNPPEEHVIQEVPELRIVDDELWHKVKTRQQGLRLHQKPRKPYAFRDARRPKHLLSGLLKCGRCKGIYIGASQGYFGCSTRLNKGTCDNHHYVKYSRLEDVILDGLRCNLMKPEYFRGFCDAFTKEMNRIKQQESSQLSGHRRELHACGKSIARLIDVIKRGHESEAIMEELETPEARKKDLSRRVSQGERPAPLLHPKMADVYHERLDALYDNLQDPKTQILAVEVLRSLIDYIELQPIDEVLHARIHGDFSNLYQFMQKQKVLISQGDKDLSLDLVAGAGFKRKL is encoded by the coding sequence ATGACCGCTAACACTTCCCTGTTCCCGGAACTCTCTGTTCCCAAAGTCGCCATCTATGCCCGCTACTCTTCTGATAACCAGAGAGCCGCTTCCATTGAAGACCAGATGCGCCTGTGCCGGGAAGCGGCGGAGCGGGAAGGCTGGAAGGTGGAAGCCTGTTATCAGGATAGTGCGGTAAGTGGAGCCAGCCTGATCCGACCCGGCATTCAAAAGCTCATGGAAGCGGCCATGGAAGGTAAGTTCAATATTTTGGTGGCAGAAGCCCTGGACCGGCTCAGCCGCGATCAGGAAGATATCGCCGGGCTCTATAAACGCCTGAGCTTTGCCGGGGTCCGCATCATCACTCTGAGCGAAGGCGAGATCAACAATCTGCACATTGGCTTGAAGGGCACCATGAACGCGCTGTTCCTCAAGGACCTTGCCGACAAGACCCGCAGGGGTCTCAGGGGACGCGTCGAACAGGGCAAGTCCGGTGGTGGCCTCACCTATGGCTATGATGTGATCAAAAAGTTCGACAAGAAGGGCGAGAAGCTCACCGGCGAACGCAAGGTCAACAAAAAGGAAGCGGAAGTGGTCATACGCATCATGACCGACTATGCCAACGGCATTCCCCCGCTCAAGATTGCCACAGCCCTCAATGAAGAGAAGGTGCCCTCGCCAAGCGGCAAGGGCTGGGGACAGAGCACCATTAATGGCAATGCCAAGCGCGGCACCGGCATCCTCAACAATGAACTCTATATCGGGCGCATGGTCTGGAACCGGCTCCGTTATGTCAAAGACCCGGACACGGGCAAACGGATTTCCCGGCTTAACCCGCCGGAGGAACATGTCATTCAGGAGGTCCCGGAGCTGCGTATTGTCGATGACGAACTCTGGCACAAGGTCAAGACCCGCCAGCAGGGACTGCGCCTGCACCAGAAGCCGCGCAAGCCCTATGCCTTCCGGGATGCACGGCGCCCAAAGCATCTGCTCTCCGGCCTGCTCAAATGCGGCCGCTGCAAGGGCATCTATATCGGGGCAAGCCAGGGCTACTTCGGCTGCAGCACCCGGCTCAATAAAGGCACCTGCGACAATCATCATTATGTGAAGTATTCACGACTGGAAGACGTGATCCTGGACGGCTTGCGCTGCAATTTGATGAAGCCGGAATATTTCAGGGGGTTCTGTGATGCCTTCACCAAAGAGATGAACCGGATCAAACAGCAGGAATCCTCTCAGCTCTCCGGACACCGGCGGGAACTGCATGCCTGCGGCAAATCCATTGCCCGCTTAATTGACGTGATCAAGAGGGGCCATGAAAGCGAAGCCATCATGGAAGAACTTGAGACCCCGGAAGCCCGCAAGAAAGACCTCAGCCGCCGGGTGAGCCAGGGCGAGCGTCCTGCCCCCTTGCTGCATCCCAAAATGGCGGACGTCTATCATGAGCGCCTGGACGCGCTCTATGATAATCTTCAGGACCCGAAGACCCAGATTCTGGCGGTCGAAGTCCTGCGCAGTCTCATCGATTATATCGAACTTCAGCCCATCGACGAAGTGCTCCATGCCCGCATTCACGGGGACTTTTCCAACTTGTACCAATTTATGCAAAAACAAAAAGTCCTTATCTCTCAAGGAGATAAGGACTTGTCGCTGGATTTGGTTGCGGGGGCAGGATTTAAACGGAAGTTGTAA
- a CDS encoding autoinducer binding domain-containing protein, producing MLDSDPFNIDTLSALRELTGDPPAGHSGRLPRAPRNPPAYSTREFKSFEAACYKSLYPTTSPAQFRDRLASILEKLGFSAFSLTALSPNPRLLLSNLPDGLQSAYERGYYERVDYAITYANGSRHPMLRSRIEDYMAAAPLQSREMIRNQDLSILYKSHGFYEFYLIPIMAGRERYLFSITSQDIAPDFLAKLRKHPEAIQLVAEISVSFGGRKFPEHFRAMGLNKEIKLTVQPLTILSRMAEDDLNIQRIAQTTERNVHTINQHLAAARKALNTRTTHGAIYRAIKEGFLPCPCKDCTYEEDSQDSGMFP from the coding sequence ATGCTGGATTCTGACCCTTTCAATATTGATACCCTGTCCGCACTGCGCGAACTGACAGGAGATCCCCCTGCCGGACATTCAGGCAGACTGCCCCGGGCTCCCAGGAACCCGCCAGCCTACTCCACCCGGGAATTCAAAAGCTTTGAAGCGGCCTGTTACAAGAGCCTTTATCCCACAACCTCCCCGGCCCAGTTCCGCGACCGGCTGGCCAGCATTCTGGAGAAGCTGGGATTTTCGGCCTTTTCTCTGACAGCCTTATCTCCTAATCCCCGCCTTCTGCTTTCTAACCTGCCAGACGGCCTGCAGAGCGCTTATGAGAGGGGATACTATGAACGGGTGGATTATGCCATCACTTATGCCAACGGCTCACGACACCCCATGCTGCGGTCCCGGATTGAGGATTATATGGCCGCCGCTCCCTTGCAAAGCCGGGAGATGATCCGGAACCAGGATTTGTCCATCCTCTACAAGAGCCACGGCTTTTATGAGTTCTACCTGATCCCCATTATGGCGGGCCGGGAACGCTACCTGTTCAGTATCACCTCTCAGGATATCGCGCCGGACTTTCTTGCGAAGCTTCGCAAACACCCGGAAGCCATCCAGCTGGTGGCCGAGATTTCGGTGAGCTTTGGCGGGCGGAAGTTCCCGGAACATTTCCGGGCCATGGGACTGAACAAGGAGATAAAACTGACTGTGCAGCCGCTCACCATCCTCAGCCGGATGGCGGAGGATGACCTGAACATCCAGCGGATCGCCCAAACGACAGAGCGGAATGTGCACACCATTAACCAGCATCTCGCTGCGGCCCGCAAGGCGCTGAACACCAGAACCACCCATGGCGCGATCTACAGGGCCATAAAGGAAGGATTTCTCCCCTGTCCCTGCAAGGACTGCACCTATGAAGAAGACAGCCAAGACTCGGGCATGTTTCCGTGA